The segment CGCTCCCAGCTGCGCTAATGTACAGCCAAACTATCAAGCGCCATTCCCCGCATATCAAATACAAACCCCAGCATATCAAAGCCCCCATCCAAATTACCAAGCCCCAAGGCCAAACCACCAAACAAATCCCTACCCCAGAACCCAAGCTCCACAACCAAACGCCCGCAATTACCAACAAGTCCCTCCCCCACAGCAGGGCGGGTATGATCCCCCTCGCCCCAGGTCTGAGAAGAAGCCCTCCAGAAGCTTCACCGTGTTGGCTGAAAGTAGAACTAAATTGTTCGAAAGGTTATCCGCGGCcggatacatccaccctgtgggCCCCAAGCCCGTGGATGTCCATTCCAGATTCTACAGACCGGAGCAGAGATGTGCTTAccattccaacagtgttggacatgataCAGAAGATtgtatcaatctcaagcacAAGATCCAGGACTTGATTGACCAGGAAGTGGTCTCTCTTCAGCCCGCGGCGCCAAACGTCAACACGAATCTGTTGCCAAATCATGGGGGtggaaacatcaacatgatagaAATTGACGATGATGAGCGTGAAGCCAAGAGAATTACTCCTATTGTTCAGGAAGACTTGGAGAGGGCTGTCGCTTCTTTGAGCGTCAGGGAGAAAGGAGAGTTTGTCATTCTGACACCTGCAAAggctgttgccttggtgcccTCAAGGACTCTCCCCAAACCCAAGTTTGTGATAGAAACGGCCGTGGCTCAAGGCATGACTAGGTCCGGAAGGTGCTACACCCCTTatgagcttgctctcggaggacaGAAGAAGGACCATGCTAAGAGGCCGATAAGCGAGGGGGAAGCAGAAGAGTTCTGGAGAAGGATGCAGCCGAAGGACTATTCCATCgtcaaacatttagagaagaCTCCAGCTCAGATATCTGTATGGGCCCTGCTGATGAGCTCTCAGTCCCACAGGCAGGCCTTAATGAAAGCTCTTGATGATACATACGTGCCCTCAGGCACAAGCAGCGACAATGTAGCTGCTATGATTCACCGAGTCATTCAGGGACACCGTATCAGCTTCTGCGATGATGAGTTGCCATCCGAAGGGAGAGCCCACAACAAAGCTCTACACATCACCGTGGTATGCCGCGGAAAGATCGTCAACCGTGTTTTGGTAGACGACGGATCGGGCCTAAACATATGCCCCTTGTCCACGCTAAAGCAGCTGAGGTTTGACCTCGGAAAGTTGGAGAAAAACTAGGTCAATGTGAGAGCATTTGATGGTGTGCAGAGAGAGACGTTAGGGGCGGTGAACTTGATCATCCAAATGGGCCCCGCGGAGTTCGAGGCAAAATTCCAGGTGTTGGATATCGACACCAGCTATAACCTCCTTTTGGGAAGGCCATTTATTCATATGGCTGGAGCCATCCCTTCCACTCTTCACCAAGTGATGAAACTAGTATGGAGAAATGAAGAACTAGTTATTCACGGGGAAAGGAGCCATTCGGGTAAGCAGGTGCCGATCTTGGACGAGACGCCGCAAACTTCGGATTTCTACACAGTGGAGTTGGTAAATGCCACCGATGAGGGCCTGGCACCACAGACTCCCATGCCGGCCGTGTACAAAATGATCGCCACGGTAATGCTGCAGAGCGGATTCGAACCAGGTTTCGGATTAGGAAGGAATGCGCAAGGGATCATCGAGCCAGTTCCGGTCCTTGCTACAGGATCAAGGTATGGTTTGGGGTTcatccccacagatgatgatatgaagatgaagaggaaaAGGGATCAAGGGTTGACTAAGCCGATCCCGCATCTCTATCAATCCTTTCCAATCCGGGAGCGTGCCGAGTCTGCAGACgatggggaaggaatctgtgacctGTTCAAGGAGATCAACGCCGTCATCGAGGAGGAGGCTGAGCCTGCAGGCATTCGTGATGCTGAACCAGGGGAGATGCTGCAAAATTGGACGTCCACGCCGATCCTGATGCCCCGAACTCTGTGGTAGAATGGAGTTATTTTGTGCATGCCAAAATCGGTGGTCGTTcggaagaggcccgagacccaccatttctgcattttcttgattttgaattttgttatgattgttTAAAGGGCGACGTGGCCTCGTGCCATGACCCAACTTTGCATCTTGAttcaatttaaatgaaagcctccttattttgactttgtttattcgattgcttgttatattttgcttttctaattttgtctgtttatgatttcagtaacgtaagttacaaacctgccaacgtcatgtcatgtcatgagctaAACGAACAAAATGAGGCAAATGACGATGAGGCTGACGACTACGACGAAAAAAGTGGGGAACCAGACTATGTAGTAGAAGAGTTTCGACAGTTTGAGAATCAACATAAACCGAATCTGGAGGAAACAGAGACGGTAAATTTGGGAGATTCAGAatgtgtcaaagaggttaagatcagcacTCACCTGAATAAAACTCAGAAGGAGAGCCTGATTCATTTGCTTGCCGAATACAGCGATGTGTTTGTTTGGGAGGTCAGTGATATGCAGGGGCTGAGTACcgatgtcgtatctcataagctgCCTATCAACCCAGGGTTCGAGCCAGTGAAGCAAAAGACTCGGAAATTCAAGCCTGAgttgagtttgaagattaaggaGGAAATCACCAAGCAGATAGAGTCCCGGTTGGTAGAAGTAACGCAATATCCCACCTGGTTGGCGAATGTCGTTCCGGTcgccaagaaagatggaaaaatcaggatttgcgttgattacagagatctcaacaaggctagtccaaaggataatttcccgttgccaaatatccatattctgattgataactgtgccaaacatgagatgcagtcaTTCGTGGATTGTTACGCGGGTTATCACCAGATtctgatggatgaagaagacgcgGAGAAAACGGCCTTCATCACGCCTTGGGGGGTATATCACTACAGGGTGATGCCGTTTGGGCTCAAAAACGCCGGTGCCACTTACATGAGAGCCATGACGACTATCTTCCACGACATGattcacaaggaaattgaagtgtacgtggacgacgtcataattaaatcccgcgagagttcggatcatttgacacacctgcgaaaattctttgaacgtttgCGTAGGTACAACTTGAAGCTAAATCCCGCCAAGTGTGCTTTTGGAGTCCCAGCTGGGAAATTGTTAgggtttatagtcagcagaagaggtattgagctcgacccttccaagattaaagcaattcaggagttacctccgccgaagacgagaaaagaggtgatgagctTCTTAGGGAGATTAAACTATATCAGCCGGTTTATAGCACAGTCGACGGTGGTATGTGAGCCTATCTTCAggttgctgaagaaagatgccccaactaagtggactgaggagtgccagaccgctttcgacgctatcaagagctacttgtctaatccaccagtattggttcctccgcgagaagggagtcctttgttgctGTATTTGTCTGTTTCAGATAACGCCTTTGGATGTGTACTGggtcaacacgacgagacagGGAAGAAGGAAAGGGCAATCTACTACATCAGCAAGAAATTTACTCCGTACGAGTCTCGTTACACTCTGCTGGAAAGAACATGTTGTGCTCTGACGTGGCTTGCCCAGAAGCTGAGGCACTATTTGTCGTCGTACACTACATATCTTATCTCCAGAATGGAtccattgaagtatattttccagaaagcgatgccgaccgggaagttagctaaatggcaaatgctgttgagtgagtttgacatcgtgtacgtgactcagaaggcaataaaagcacaagctttggctgatcatcttgcggaaaatcccgttgatgaagagtatgaacctctcaagacatattttcacgatgaagaagtgtcatttgtgggtgaagatatctCTGAAGCttatccaggttggagattattcttcgaTGGAGCGGTGAACCACCAGGGTAAAGGTGTTGGAGCAGTCTTGGTAtcagaatctggtcagcactatcctatAGCGGCTAAACTACGATTCaactgcacaaacaacatggctgagTATGAAGCTTGCATTCTCGGTTTGAAAATGGCCGTTGACATGAATGTATACGAGTtactggttattggagattcagacctcttgattcatcaggttcagggagaatgggctgtgaagaacccGAAGATTGTACCTTACGTACAATATGTGCAAAATCTGTGTAAAAGGTTTCGCcagatcgagttcagacatactcccagaatacagaatgaattagctgatgctcttgccaccatcgcgTCAATGATCAAACATCCGGATACTGATTACATCGACCCGTTGGATATAGACTTGAAggaacatccagtccattgttcacatgttGAATCAGAACCAGATGGTTTGCCCTGGTATTTCGACATAAAGAGGTACTTAGAGTCTGGGACATATCCAGAAGATGCCGCATCTAATCAAAAGAAGTCGATACGtcgtatggctctcaatttctttttgaatggaGAAGTCTTTTAcaggaggactccagatttgggCCTTTTGAGATGCGTGGATGCTACTGAAGCCGTgaggcttattgaacagatacatgctggagtcTGTGGCACACATATGAACGGGCTTACCTTGGCAAGAAAAGTCCTTCGAGCCggttatttctggatgactatggagcatGACTGCTGCAAATTcgtgcaaaaatgccacaaatgtcaagtgcacggcgATCTGATAcgggtgccacctcacgaacttaatgctatgagttcgccttggccatttgtagcttggggaatggatgtcatcggtcctatagagccagccgcttctaatggacacagattcattttggttgccatcgattatttcaccaagtgggtggaagcagcctcttacaaatcggtaaccaagaaagtggtggccgactttgtccgcaacaatctgatatgccgatttggagttccagaatccatcatCACGGATAACGGTGCAAATGTCAACAGTCAtctgatgaaagagatatgtgaacaatttaagattgTTCACCGAAGGTCCACTGCTTATCGCcctcaaatgaacggagctgtagaggccgccaacaagaacatcaagaagattctgaggaaaatgattgaaaagCAGTggggttggcatgaaatgttgccatatgctctactgggttatcgaacgacggtcagaacatcaactggagctactccatacttgctagtgtacggaacagaagcagtcgtacctgttgaagtcgagataccgtcactgaggatcatccaagaagctgagctAAGTAATGCTGAGTGGGTTAGCAAACGGATTGACCAACtagctttgattgatgagaagaggaTGGTTGCTGTTTGCCATGGCCAGTTGTATAGACAAAGAATGACTCgcgcttttcacaaaagagtaagagccagaaattttgaagttggtcagttggttcttaagcgtatttttcctcatcaagacgagcacaaaggaaagttcgcaccgaactggcaaggtccttacatggttcgcaaagtactatctggaggtgctttagtCTTGTCAGAGATGGATGGCGCTGTATGGCCCAAGCCTATCAATtcagatgctgtcaagagatattACGCGTGAAGTTCGTTTTGCATTTTCcatcatttacttgtaatcttctgtttgcttgtatttgttcgaATTTGAATACTTATCCCTCTTGtaacgaactacgtctgacctgaattctcgagaacgagatacgtaggcggcccatgtcggcttcggtcaccccatttatcccctttaatcatttctttgcacctgaactacgttcgacctgaattctcaagaatgagatacgtaggcggcctttgtcggcttcggtcggtttctttgtagattttattcttgttaacctttaaggggaactacgtttgacctgattcctgcctcaacgggatacgtaggcgccacaagggctcgGTCATATATCTCGTAAATTTTATTCCCCCCTtctacaatagaaactgggacagaatttttttttagaggGACTCAAAAAATTCTCCAGAAGGAACCTTCTCTTTAGCGGATCAAACTAAAGACATTTCGAATTTgcgactgggacagaatttttgagaagatctcaaaaatttcGAGATCTGTGCGATTACAATGGAAAGAGGAGCAAGATactaaactgggacagaaattttgaggatagcCTCAAAATTTTGTCATGGGACTTCCCTACAAGTCCGGAATGCCTCTGAAATTCATTCGACAAGCGACGGACTCAAAGAAGCTCGTTAagcctgacatgacatgacttggcatTGACTTTTCGAGATACTATTTCCTAAAAATTTCTTGCTTCTCttaaaaattttccttttatatttcatctgttttggcataagatattttcttatctatcaaaagtcgggaaatcgggaaatcaaccggagacatcaagacaaggagcaaacaaccgaagggatcgacacagatcagtatgtttaaaactgacaatttttctgtggatgcaggtttatagctTCGCTTCAAAATCGGCCGAATTCTTCCGACTTATGAATACGGagaaggagaaaactatctccaaaaccagtgattttattgaaagcGGGAATATCGTTTGCGTCAGGATGCTTatgaatgtgtttgtttatttcaaaccATTCTCAACAATGGGAAATTTACAAAATATCCAGtcagattcaaaggtgaatcaaacggaaatcatgcatcgcgagtcaataattatgcatgacgagaagatttcatgtctcgtcaaaatttatcatcgcgagaagaatttatgcctcgcaggaattcatgcatcgcggaatcatgcatcgcggaaatcatgcatcgcgagtcaataattatgcatgacgagaagatttcatgcctcgtcaaaatttatacatcgcgagaagaatttatgcctcgcagGAATTCacgcatcgcggaatcatgcatcgcggagatcatgcatcgcgagtcaataattatgcatgacgagaagatttcatgcctcgtcaaagtttatacatcgcgagaagaatttatgcctcgcacgaattcatgcatcgcggaatcatgcatcgcggaaatcatgcatcgcgagtcaataattatgcatgacgagaagatttcatgtctcgtcaaaatttatacatcgcgagaagaatttatgcctcgcaggaattcatgcatcgcggaatcatgcatcacggaaatcatgcatcgcgagtcaataattatgcatgacgagaagatttcatgcctcgtcaaaatttatacatcgcgagaagaatttatgcctcgcaggaattcatgcatcgcggaaatcatgcatcgcgagtcaataattatgcatgacgagaagatttcatgcctcgtcaaaatttatacgtcgcgagaagaatttatgcctcgctggaattcatgcatagcgaaaatcatgcatcgcggaagtcaTGCATCGTGAGTCATTAATTATGCAcaacgagaagatttcatgcctcgtcaaaatttaggcacgacgagaagaattcatgcctcgtcaaaatttgcatatcgcaagaagattttattcttcgctgaaagttatgcatcgcgagaagattcatatctcgcaggaatttacgtagcgcgggaagatattcatgaccCGCAAGAAGACGTACTtggataaagaaagagcaatacttatccattggcctcgactgcattatgttatttcttataaaaacaaacatcatggagagcatcgaagatgacaacaaaagaaacatcaatatcgcatcagcatttatttatttatttcgacatcaagtatggaatacattgaagatgatattgcaaaacgcaaggcataagctttatttgctggacgtcagaccgatcgagtcgacgtcgaacatggaggagaacaatgaagtgtcgacatggtaaaagacactgtctcccatcctaattgcatttttaagctgacgagttttatctcagtctttgtcgagagcatccgaaaggatgaattctccaaaaccacaggtgcggacgacatcaaaaaggatgcagcacaacgtggaactttttcttagcagaggagtgtcaaactcttaggacgcgagcagaggagcgacttccaccacaatcgaaccaccCTCTCGAGGCTTACGGGTTTTCTCTAGTTCTGTCAGTTTCTGTCTCGCTTCCGAAAGTTTTGTTTTATCGGAAGCAAGTtcccaatctgagtgacaatacgccaaaagatttggaaattatgtccgtgtaagttcttaattatgggtgtgaagcgcgccacattcatggctaagaggttacaagcctctttttcaCACTCGTTTAATGTGTCACTCGTCCAAAACCGAAGGTTAGCTAGCATAATAGTTTTCCTTTTCCaacgatcgagtcgaactacacacagcctgattccgaaggtttaagggtatgtaggcggattcaatgttgaaaactcggctgtattccaacattcgctctcgaattctattctcgagcatttcaATACCTTCATAATCCGGTATCGAAGTGGCtttgattctttcaaaatcGTGCGATAAATCAATCTATttgaactacaagtggcctgaattctcatatagcctgagacaTGTAGGAGACCCGTTTGCAAGGGTTCGTCTATAATTCCTAAACCCTGTGTCGAATCCTTCCTGTAAAACGATTGGGTTTGATCAAAATTGGTTGGTCAATTTCATCTTCCTCGAGTTGCTTGCGTCAACCCGAGTAAAAttagggacagttgttgacacccaattttgacccgcgtcggtatgagttagttagttttataaaccttgcgaaaataaatatatgtacatatatacatatatgtatatacatatatgtatatacatatatgtatatgtatatgtgtatatcTTAAACCCATTCCTTTACCCCAGGCCCAGGCCCTCTTAATCTTCAGCCCCAACATTAATTACCAGGCCCAATTACCTCAACCCAACCCAATTCAAACCCAAAAACCACCCAAAAAACCCGACCCAACACCTGACCCAACCCCAATAACCCGTTTCCCCCCCCCCTTTCTTCTTCAGCACATTCAATCTGTTTCCAACAGAAAACCAGAACAAAATAGAAACCCAGAACAACAAACGAAACCCGGAAAACCCCGCGTCTCCCCCACGCTCTCGTCTCCCTCACGCGTCTCTCCCCACGCGACCTCCCTCTTCTTCTTTCCCTTCTCCCATCTTCCCCACGTCTGTTTTCAGAAAACAGAAATACACCAAATTCCCAAGAAACAGACGCGCGACAGCCCCAAATC is part of the Solanum lycopersicum chromosome 1, SLM_r2.1 genome and harbors:
- the LOC138340789 gene encoding uncharacterized protein, whose protein sequence is MCDNNEQISLTDVVVAQPTAAEQNELIAQLMQQIADMRVEMQRRQDTPPPGFGPNFLDARPPTYFPSSSSDPTQQRPSTPNVPSPSIAPPLPKRTTFQVPIPVEHEVHGSELDHYEEQEREWRSREEAKVDIKEEIRKAMRELQCTPDVAGLSYAELCIHPDLNLPEGFKIPKFDTFGEAGNPMAHLRAYCDQLVGVGKDEALLMRLFSRSLCGEALEWFTSHETRQWPSWSALAKEFIDRFAYNVEIVPDRYSLEKMKQKPTESYREFAYRWRKEAAKVRPPMTEKDIVEVFVRVQEPEYYDRVILLIGAKFAEIVKVGETIEDGLKSGKIARVSASPGSSGLVRKKREEVNAISHGGRKAPRNLPRPQGRPYPPSQPHQAYRPNSNHSSHYNAGPTYPEAHIASYQNPPPIPQNFPNYPQAYQVPLHYQNVAPSCANVQPNYQAPFPAYQIQTPAYQSPHPNYQAPRPNHQTNPYPRTQAPQPNARNYQQVPPPQQGGYDPPRPRSEKKPSRSFTVLAESRTKLFERLSAAGYIHPVGPKPVDVHSRFYRPEQRCAYHSNSVGHDTEDCINLKHKIQDLIDQEVVSLQPAAPNVNTNLLPNHGGGNINMIEIDDDEREAKRITPIVQEDLERAVASLSVREKGEFVILTPAKAVALVPSRTLPKPKFVIETAVAQGMTRSGRCYTPYELALGGQKKDHAKRPISEGEAEEFWRRMQPKDYSIVKHLEKTPAQISVWALLMSSQSHRQALMKALDDTYVPSGTSSDNVAAMIHRVIQGHRISFCDDELPSEGRAHNKALHITVVCRGKIVNRVLRETLGAVNLIIQMGPAEFEAKFQVLDIDTSYNLLLGRPFIHMAGAIPSTLHQVMKLVWRNEELVIHGERSHSGKQVPILDETPQTSDFYTVELVNATDEGLAPQTPMPAVYKMIATVMLQSGFEPGFGLGRNAQGIIEPVPVLATGSRYGLGFIPTDDDMKMKRKRDQGLTKPIPHLYQSFPIRERAESADDGEGICDLFKEINAVIEEEAEPAGIRDAEPGEMLQNWTSTPILMPRTLCNVSYKPANVMSCHELNEQNEANDDEADDYDEKSGEPDYVVEEFRQFENQHKPNLEETETVNLGDSECVKEVKISTHLNKTQKESLIHLLAEYSDVFVWEVSDMQGLSTDVVSHKLPINPGFEPVKQKTRKFKPELSLKIKEEITKQIESRLVEVTQYPTWLANVVPVAKKDGKIRICVDYRDLNKASPKDNFPLPNIHILIDNCAKHEMQSFVDCYAGYHQILMDEEDAEKTAFITPWGVYHYRVMPFGLKNAGATYMRAMTTIFHDMIHKEIEVYVDDVIIKSRESSDHLTHLRKFFERLRRYNLKLNPAKCAFGVPAGKLLGFIVSRRGIELDPSKIKAIQELPPPKTRKEVMSFLGRLNYISRFIAQSTVVCEPIFRLLKKDAPTKWTEECQTAFDAIKSYLSNPPVLVPPREGSPLLLYLSVSDNAFGCVLGQHDETGKKERAIYYISKKFTPYESRYTLLERTCCALTWLAQKLRHYLSSYTTYLISRMDPLKYIFQKAMPTGKLAKWQMLLSEFDIVYVTQKAIKAQALADHLAENPVDEEYEPLKTYFHDEEVSFVGEDISEAYPGWRLFFDGAVNHQGKGVGAVLVSESGQHYPIAAKLRFNCTNNMAEYEACILGLKMAVDMNVYELLVIGDSDLLIHQVQGEWAVKNPKIVPYVQYVQNLCKRFRQIEFRHTPRIQNELADALATIASMIKHPDTDYIDPLDIDLKEHPVHCSHVESEPDEDAASNQKKSIRRMALNFFLNGEVFYRRTPDLGLLRCVDATEAVRLIEQIHAGVCGTHMNGLTLARKVLRAGYFWMTMEHDCCKFVQKCHKCQVHGDLIRVPPHELNAMSSPWPFVAWGMDVIGPIEPAASNGHRFILVAIDYFTKWVEAASYKSVTKKVVADFVRNNLICRFGVPESIITDNGANVNSHLMKEICEQFKIVHRRSTAYRPQMNGAVEAANKNIKKILRKMIEKQWGWHEMLPYALLGYRTTVRTSTGATPYLLVYGTEAVVPVEVEIPSLRIIQEAELSNAEWVSKRIDQLALIDEKRMVAVCHGQLYRQRMTRAFHKRVRARNFEVGQLVLKRIFPHQDEHKGKFAPNWQGPYMVRKVLSGGALVLSEMDGAVWPKPINSDAVKRYYA